A single region of the Halobellus ruber genome encodes:
- a CDS encoding ATP-binding protein, with amino-acid sequence MDGSSSVSASDVDLRTVLDRMADGVFAVDNDWHITYANETARELLESAMTDDALDDAAGIDGLHFWESIPEAVDTTFYDRYHEAMAAQEPVSFEEYYAPLGVWFDVRVFPSESGLSVYLRDITEQRRLEQQRQESLRALQELYAVSSDRDRTFEEKIESILERGTEYLDVENGFLTRIAQDTQHIEVSVATRPGLQTGESCPLEEAYCRRTIELDHLLTVVNAADEGWQEDPAYDRFDLGTYIGGRVTVDGELYGTLCFADTDAREEAFTDTQRTFVELLTRWVSYELERQQARSQLQRERDRLEEFASVVSHDLRNPLQTAVGRVELLSEATDNEHVPPLERALSRMESLIEDLLTLARDGMQVEAPEDVDVATLADEAWRTTDSAAASLRVEPDRLLLRADRSRFRQLLENLFRNSVEHGGDDVTVTVGALPDGRGFYVADDGPGIPPAEREAVFDAGYTSSESGTGFGLSIVKQIAEAHGWTVSVTDADDGGARFEVTGVEVVGE; translated from the coding sequence ATGGACGGCAGTTCGTCAGTATCCGCATCCGACGTCGACCTGCGGACGGTTCTCGATCGGATGGCTGACGGCGTGTTCGCGGTCGACAACGACTGGCACATCACGTATGCCAACGAGACGGCGCGGGAGCTCCTGGAATCGGCGATGACCGACGACGCCCTCGACGACGCCGCGGGAATCGACGGGCTCCACTTCTGGGAGTCGATCCCGGAGGCGGTCGACACCACCTTCTACGATCGGTACCACGAGGCGATGGCCGCCCAGGAACCGGTCTCCTTCGAGGAGTACTACGCCCCACTGGGCGTCTGGTTCGACGTCCGCGTCTTCCCGTCGGAATCCGGGCTGTCGGTGTACCTCAGAGACATCACCGAGCAGCGTCGGCTGGAGCAGCAGCGCCAGGAGAGCCTGCGGGCCCTCCAGGAACTGTACGCGGTGTCGTCGGACCGCGACCGCACCTTCGAGGAGAAGATCGAGTCGATCCTCGAGCGGGGAACCGAGTATCTGGACGTCGAGAACGGCTTTCTCACACGGATCGCGCAGGACACCCAGCATATCGAGGTCTCGGTGGCGACGCGCCCGGGGCTGCAGACCGGCGAGAGTTGCCCGCTGGAGGAGGCCTACTGCAGGCGGACGATCGAACTCGACCATCTCCTCACCGTTGTCAACGCGGCCGACGAGGGGTGGCAGGAGGATCCGGCCTACGACCGGTTCGATCTCGGCACCTACATCGGCGGGCGCGTGACGGTCGACGGCGAACTGTACGGCACGCTCTGTTTCGCCGACACCGACGCACGCGAGGAGGCGTTCACCGACACCCAGCGGACGTTCGTGGAACTGCTCACCCGGTGGGTCAGCTACGAACTGGAGCGCCAGCAGGCCAGATCGCAGCTCCAACGCGAGCGCGACCGGCTCGAGGAGTTCGCCAGCGTCGTCAGCCACGACCTCCGGAACCCGCTGCAGACCGCCGTGGGGCGGGTCGAGCTCCTGAGCGAGGCGACCGACAACGAGCACGTCCCGCCGCTGGAGCGGGCGCTGTCGCGAATGGAGTCCCTGATCGAGGACCTGCTGACGCTGGCGCGGGACGGGATGCAGGTCGAAGCGCCGGAGGACGTCGACGTCGCGACGCTCGCCGACGAGGCGTGGCGGACCACCGACTCGGCCGCGGCGTCGCTGCGGGTCGAGCCCGACCGGCTGTTGCTCCGGGCCGACAGGTCACGGTTCCGGCAGCTGCTGGAGAACCTCTTCCGGAATTCCGTCGAGCACGGCGGCGACGACGTCACGGTCACTGTCGGCGCCCTCCCCGACGGCCGCGGGTTCTACGTCGCCGACGACGGTCCCGGCATCCCCCCGGCGGAGCGCGAGGCGGTGTTCGACGCGGGCTACACCTCCTCGGAGTCGGGGACCGGCTTCGGGCTAAGTATCGTCAAGCAGATCGCCGAAGCCCACGGCTGGACGGTGTCGGTGACCGACGCCGACGACGGGGGCGCTCGCTTCGAGGTCACCGGCGTCGAGGTCGTCGGGGAGTGA
- a CDS encoding HTH domain-containing protein, with protein sequence MSESTQTHPAEEKDTKEARLENPTGVLHLFQHESVPILIDAILTLPPGREFNKTELADHAGVTRQTVSNYIDLLLETEIVEEVPNTSPRRYRVARSEAVKELFELNSALNVAGE encoded by the coding sequence ATGAGCGAGTCAACGCAAACACACCCTGCAGAGGAGAAAGACACGAAGGAAGCGCGCCTAGAGAACCCCACTGGCGTCCTTCATCTCTTTCAGCACGAGAGCGTCCCTATTCTCATTGACGCCATTCTTACCCTTCCTCCAGGCAGGGAATTCAACAAGACGGAATTGGCCGATCACGCTGGAGTCACGCGCCAGACAGTGAGCAACTATATCGACCTCCTGCTGGAGACTGAAATCGTTGAAGAAGTCCCGAACACATCACCCCGTCGCTACCGAGTCGCCAGGAGCGAGGCAGTCAAAGAACTCTTTGAACTCAACAGTGCGTTAAATGTGGCTGGCGAGTAG
- a CDS encoding FAD-dependent oxidoreductase encodes MTLSQIDQYSRDAAPDAAERRGTAVVLGGSMAGLCAARALRDWFAAVVVLERDTLPEGPEIRDGAPQTGQPHAMLEAGRVTLEDFFPGFGDDVRDAGGLKLDMGSDVVWYDQGGFVEETESTLPALYASRPLFEHVVRERVRDLDGVELRSRCNFITYDHDDGRVTGVRFRDETGTEATLDADLVVDATGRSSRTPRWLDRNGYPTPPVEEVTVDVTYSTARIERPPEDTYGVLVAPEPDRPHGAAMLPVEDGRWEVVLQGIHGERAPADRETFREWADDLPVADVGRQVRTREWTSGIRRYPFPASVRKRYETLSRFPDGLVVTGDAVASFNPIYGQGMSVAALDALVLHQELSDGTTGLGPRVFDRITPVIDEAWQLAVGNDFTFEGTTGPKPFGTDLFNRYAARLLRRAQDNGALTEAFFRVFRLERSATSLLHPKVAWQVLRPEFDVGTGTPSEESDPRRETAVESNAD; translated from the coding sequence ATGACGCTCTCACAGATCGATCAGTACAGCCGCGATGCAGCCCCCGACGCCGCCGAGCGCCGCGGCACGGCAGTCGTCCTCGGCGGGAGTATGGCGGGGCTGTGTGCCGCCCGGGCCCTGCGGGACTGGTTCGCGGCGGTCGTCGTCCTCGAACGCGACACGCTCCCCGAGGGCCCGGAGATCCGCGACGGCGCCCCACAGACCGGGCAACCCCACGCGATGCTCGAGGCCGGGCGGGTCACCCTCGAGGACTTCTTTCCGGGGTTCGGCGACGACGTCCGTGACGCCGGCGGGCTGAAACTCGATATGGGCAGCGACGTCGTCTGGTACGACCAGGGCGGGTTCGTCGAGGAGACGGAGTCGACGCTGCCGGCGCTGTACGCCAGCCGACCGCTGTTCGAGCACGTGGTCCGCGAACGCGTCAGGGACCTCGACGGCGTCGAACTCCGGAGCCGGTGTAACTTCATCACCTACGACCACGACGACGGCCGCGTCACGGGAGTTCGGTTCCGCGACGAGACCGGCACGGAGGCGACGCTCGACGCCGACCTCGTCGTCGACGCGACCGGGCGGTCGAGCCGGACCCCGCGGTGGCTCGACCGCAACGGCTACCCGACCCCGCCCGTCGAGGAGGTGACCGTCGACGTGACCTACAGCACCGCGCGGATCGAGCGCCCGCCCGAGGACACCTACGGCGTGTTGGTCGCGCCGGAACCCGACCGGCCGCACGGCGCCGCGATGCTCCCGGTCGAGGACGGCCGCTGGGAGGTGGTGCTCCAGGGGATCCACGGGGAGCGTGCCCCCGCCGACAGGGAGACGTTCCGCGAGTGGGCCGACGACCTCCCGGTCGCGGACGTCGGACGGCAGGTCCGAACCCGCGAGTGGACGTCGGGGATCCGCCGCTACCCGTTTCCTGCCAGCGTCCGGAAGCGCTACGAGACCCTCTCGCGGTTCCCCGACGGGCTGGTCGTGACCGGCGACGCGGTCGCCAGCTTCAACCCCATCTACGGTCAGGGGATGTCGGTTGCGGCGCTGGACGCTCTGGTTCTCCATCAGGAACTGTCCGACGGGACCACCGGTCTCGGACCGCGGGTCTTCGACCGGATCACACCCGTCATCGACGAGGCGTGGCAGCTCGCGGTCGGCAACGACTTCACCTTCGAGGGCACGACCGGACCGAAGCCGTTCGGCACCGACCTGTTCAACCGGTACGCCGCCAGGCTGCTTCGCCGCGCGCAGGACAATGGGGCACTCACCGAGGCGTTCTTCCGCGTGTTCCGGCTGGAACGCTCCGCGACCAGCCTGCTGCACCCGAAGGTCGCGTGGCAGGTGCTCCGGCCGGAGTTCGATGTCGGAACCGGAACGCCCTCGGAGGAGTCGGACCCGCGGCGCGAGACGGCCGTCGAGTCCAACGCGGACTGA
- a CDS encoding DUF7386 family protein — protein MVTERTGLKLTDERKRLFDQPSDVVAANASDDPPRSDVIDAALTHLIESHENVEQVRDEYSPRTVKDRLNTSVIGLRYRTSIESRWR, from the coding sequence ATAGTAACTGAGCGAACCGGTCTGAAGTTGACCGACGAGAGGAAACGGTTGTTCGACCAACCGAGCGACGTCGTCGCTGCGAACGCGAGCGATGACCCTCCGCGTAGCGACGTGATCGACGCGGCGCTGACTCACCTCATTGAATCCCACGAGAACGTAGAACAGGTTCGAGACGAGTACTCGCCACGGACGGTGAAAGATCGCCTGAACACGAGTGTCATTGGCTTACGCTACCGCACGTCCATCGAGTCACGGTGGCGATGA